From Leptolyngbya sp. KIOST-1, one genomic window encodes:
- a CDS encoding DUF3368 domain-containing protein — translation MIIVSDTSPISNLLRIGQLPLLQVLYGRVVIPESVYEEIRELESFGIDTSWLSNTEWITIQPVGNRAFAESLKNELDPGEAEAIALAIELKADRLLMDERLGRQVAQRFSLKVTGLLGVLVAAKQDRLIAELKPILDDLITQAKFRVHSDLYRQILQDVDEWG, via the coding sequence GTGATTATTGTCAGCGATACGTCGCCCATCAGTAACTTGCTGAGAATTGGGCAATTGCCCCTGCTGCAAGTGCTTTATGGCCGCGTAGTGATTCCTGAAAGCGTCTATGAAGAAATTAGGGAATTAGAATCCTTTGGCATAGATACGTCCTGGTTGAGCAACACCGAGTGGATTACCATTCAGCCTGTGGGCAATAGAGCCTTTGCTGAAAGCCTAAAAAATGAGCTTGACCCCGGCGAAGCCGAAGCCATTGCCCTAGCGATTGAACTTAAGGCCGATCGTCTTTTAATGGATGAGCGTTTGGGGCGGCAGGTGGCCCAACGGTTTAGCCTGAAAGTAACTGGGTTGTTAGGAGTGCTGGTGGCGGCAAAGCAAGACAGGCTAATTGCTGAGCTGAAGCCCATTTTAGACGACCTGATAACCCAGGCTAAGTTTAGAGTTCACTCAGACCTGTATCGTCAGATATTGCAGGACGTTGATGAGTGGGGTTAG
- a CDS encoding UPF0175 family protein, translating into MKITLDIPDSLAASHTFSQVDWLQEIAVALFQQELVTLGTASQLAGMNQVAFQELLYDRGIGLHYDLADYQADIASLRDNNWR; encoded by the coding sequence ATGAAAATCACCCTAGATATTCCTGATAGCCTGGCCGCAAGCCACACCTTCTCTCAGGTTGACTGGTTACAAGAGATTGCCGTAGCGCTCTTTCAGCAAGAGCTAGTTACCCTTGGCACGGCTAGCCAACTCGCTGGGATGAATCAAGTGGCCTTTCAAGAGCTGCTGTACGATCGCGGCATTGGCCTGCATTACGATCTGGCCGATTACCAGGCCGACATTGCTAGCCTGCGCGACAACAACTGGCGGTGA
- the bchB gene encoding ferredoxin:protochlorophyllide reductase (ATP-dependent) subunit B → MKLAYWMYAGPAHIGTLRIASSFKNVHAIMHAPLGDDYFNVMRSMLERERNFTPVTASIVDRNVLARGSQEKVVDNIVRKDQEERPDLIVLTPTCTSSILQEDLANFVQRASLDAKSDVLLADVNHYRVNELQAADRTLQQIVQFYLAKARKQGTLATEKTEKPSVNILGLTTLGFHNNHDCRELRTLMAQLGIEVNLVMPDGASVHDLATLGRAWFNLVPYREVGPLTAEYLKEELGMPYVDITPMGIVETARCVRAIQQVLNELGAEVNYDAFIDEQTRFVSQAAWFSRSIDCQNLTGKKAVVFGDSTHAAAMTKILAREMGIHVVLAGTYCKYDADWFTAEVGEYCDEILVSEDNGEIGDRIAQIEPAAIFGTQMERHVGKRLDIPCGVIAAPIHIQNFPVGYRPFMGYEGANQIVDLVYNSFTLGMEDHLLEFFGGHDTKEVLTKTMSADAAGLDWSADGLAELQKIPGFVRGKVRRNTEKFAQSQGIHQITAEVLYAAKEAVGA, encoded by the coding sequence ATGAAACTGGCCTACTGGATGTATGCCGGCCCGGCGCACATTGGCACCCTGCGGATTGCCAGCTCGTTTAAGAACGTGCACGCGATCATGCACGCGCCACTGGGGGACGACTATTTCAATGTGATGCGATCGATGCTGGAGCGGGAGCGCAACTTTACCCCCGTCACCGCCAGCATTGTCGATCGCAACGTGCTGGCGCGCGGTTCCCAAGAAAAAGTGGTGGATAACATCGTCCGCAAAGACCAGGAAGAGCGCCCCGACCTGATTGTGCTCACCCCCACCTGCACCTCCAGCATTCTGCAAGAGGACCTGGCCAACTTTGTGCAGCGGGCCAGCCTGGATGCCAAAAGCGACGTGCTGCTGGCCGATGTCAACCACTACCGCGTCAACGAGCTTCAGGCCGCCGATCGCACCCTCCAGCAGATTGTGCAGTTTTATCTGGCCAAGGCCCGCAAACAGGGCACCCTGGCCACCGAAAAAACTGAGAAACCCTCGGTCAATATCCTCGGCCTCACCACCCTGGGCTTCCACAACAACCACGACTGCCGCGAGCTACGTACCCTGATGGCTCAGCTGGGCATTGAGGTCAACCTGGTCATGCCCGACGGGGCCAGCGTCCACGACCTGGCCACCCTGGGCCGGGCCTGGTTTAACCTGGTGCCCTACCGCGAGGTCGGCCCGCTGACGGCGGAGTACCTCAAAGAGGAACTGGGCATGCCCTACGTCGATATCACCCCCATGGGCATTGTCGAAACCGCCCGCTGCGTCCGCGCCATCCAGCAGGTGCTAAATGAGCTGGGGGCCGAGGTCAACTACGACGCCTTCATCGACGAGCAGACCCGGTTTGTCAGCCAGGCGGCCTGGTTCTCGCGCTCCATCGACTGCCAGAACCTGACCGGCAAAAAGGCGGTGGTGTTTGGCGACAGCACCCACGCCGCCGCCATGACCAAGATCCTGGCCCGGGAGATGGGCATTCACGTGGTGCTGGCGGGCACCTACTGCAAGTACGACGCCGACTGGTTCACCGCCGAGGTGGGCGAGTACTGCGACGAGATTTTGGTGAGTGAAGATAACGGGGAGATCGGCGATCGCATCGCCCAGATCGAACCCGCCGCCATCTTTGGCACCCAGATGGAGCGCCACGTGGGCAAGCGCCTCGACATCCCCTGCGGCGTGATCGCCGCCCCCATTCACATCCAGAACTTCCCGGTGGGCTACCGCCCCTTCATGGGCTACGAGGGAGCCAACCAGATCGTGGACCTGGTGTACAACTCCTTCACCCTGGGCATGGAAGACCACCTGCTGGAGTTCTTTGGCGGCCACGATACCAAGGAAGTGCTGACCAAGACCATGAGCGCCGACGCCGCTGGCCTCGACTGGAGCGCCGACGGCCTGGCGGAACTGCAAAAGATCCCCGGCTTTGTGCGGGGCAAGGTGCGGCGCAACACCGAGAAGTTTGCCCAGTCCCAGGGCATTCACCAGATCACCGCCGAGGTTCTGTACGCAGCGAAGGAGGCGGTGGGGGCATAG